A single Brassica rapa cultivar Chiifu-401-42 chromosome A04, CAAS_Brap_v3.01, whole genome shotgun sequence DNA region contains:
- the LOC103865508 gene encoding transcription factor E2FA, with protein sequence MSGGARSSPGPSQPPPPHHPPSSPSPSSSLPVVPPIRRNLAFASTKPPFSPSDYHRFAPSHLTDNDKSLVNVCELVDREDDDVVVHRSPSRKRKTTTDVVAAPSNSNGLTSSGFSTISNSPCKTPVSAKGGRVNTKSKAKGNQSVPQTPISNAVVGSPATLTPSGSCRYDSSLGLLTRKFVNLIKQAKDGMLDLNKAAETLEVQKRRIYDITNVLEGIDLIEKPFKNQILWKGLDTSGPGDVDADVSVLQAEIENFSLEEQALDNQIRETEERLRELSENEKNQKWLFVTEEDIKSLPGFQNQTLIAVKAPHGTTLEVPDPDEAVDIPQRRYRIILRSTMGPIDVYLVSEFEKKFEDTNGTATPPPPACLPIASCSGSSENHEIEALIVDNKGTANEHQASQDHAHAQPGDTSDLNHLQEQVGGMLKITPSDVENDDTDYWLLSNADISMTDIWKTDSGIDWDYEIADVSTPPPVMGEIAPTGIDSTPR encoded by the exons ATGTCCGGCGGCGCACGATCCTCTCCGGGACCATCTCAGCCGCCGCCGCCGCACCATCCGCCGTCATCTCCCTCTCCGTCGTCGTCTCTTCCCGTCGTGCCACCAATACGTCGGAACTTAGCGTTCGCCTCAACGAAACCGCCGTTCAGTCCCTCGGATTACCACCGATTCGCCCCTTCGCACCTCACTGACAACGATAAAAGCCTCGTGAACGTCTGCGAGCTCGTAGATCGGGAAGATGACGACGTCGTGGTTCATAGATCTCCC TCACGGAAGAGAAAGACCACAACGGATGTGGTTGCTGCTCCATCTAATAGTAATGGACTCACGAGTTCTGGTTTCAGTACCATATCCAACAGTCCATGTAAGACTCCTGTTTCAGCTAAAGGAGGCAGAGTCAACACCAAGTCAAAGGCCAAAGGAAACCAGTCAGTTCCTCAAACACCCATCTCCAATGCtg TTGTAGGTTCTCCAGCCACACTAACTCCTTCTGGAAGTTGTCGCTATGACAGTTCTTTAG GTCTCCTTACAAGGAAGTTCGTGAATCTAATCAAACAAGCGAAAGATGGAATGCTGGACCTAAACAAAGCTGCAGAAACATTGGAGGTTCAGAAACGACGTATATATGATATTACAAACGTATTGGAGGGGATTGATCTCATTGAAAAGCCTTTCAAGAATCAAATACTTTGGAA GGGACTTGATACTTCAGGGCCTGGCGATGTGGATGCTGACGTATCTGTCTTACAG GCAGAAATTGAAAACTTTTCTCTTGAGGAGCAGGCGCTAGACAACCAAATCAG AGAAACGGAGGAAAGACTAAGAGAACTGAGCGAAAATGAAAAGAACCAGAA ATGGCTTTTTGTAACTGAAGAGGACATCAAGAGTTTGCCGGGTTTCCAG AATCAGACTCTGATAGCCGTCAAAGCTCCTCATGGCACAACCTTGGAAGTCCCTGATCCAGATGAG GCGGTTGACATCCCTCAAAGGCGATACAGGATCATTCTTAGAAGTACAATGGGACCTATTGACGTATACCTTGTCAG TGAATTTGAGAAGAAGTTTGAAGACACAAATGGAACAGCtacaccaccaccaccagcatGCTTGCCTATTGCTTCTTGCTCGGGATCTTCAGAAAACCATGAGATAGAAGCCTTAATTGTTGATAATAAAGGAACTGCCAATGAGCATCAGGCGTCTCAAGATCATGCACATGCTCAACCCGGCGATACCTCTGATCTTAATCATTTACAGGAGCAAGTAGGAGGAATGCTCAAGATTACTCCCTCTGACGTCGAA AATGATGATACGGATTACTGGCTTCTCTCCAATGCAGATATTAGCATGACGGATATTTGGAAAACAGACT CTGGTATCGATTGGGATTATGAAATAGCTGATGTGAGTACTCCACCACCGGTAATGGGTGAAATAGCTCCAACCGGTATTGACTCAACCCCGAGATGA
- the LOC103865503 gene encoding NDR1/HIN1-like protein 10, translating to MAEQPLNGAFYGPSVPPPAPKGYFRRPGHSRGCGCCLLSFVVKVIIAIIVILGIAALIFWLIVRPRAIKFHVTEASLTRFEHTSPDNILRYNLALTVPVRNPNKRIGVYYDRIDAHAYYDGKRFSSTTLAPFYQGHKNTTVLRPMFQGQNLVMFNAGELRTYNEESIAGVYNIEIKFRLRVRFKLGDLKSRRVKPKVNCEDIRLPLSTFNGTTTSATVLPLKCDFDF from the coding sequence ATGGCTGAACAACCTCTCAACGGTGCCTTCTACGGTCCATCAGTCCCACCACCGGCTCCTAAAGGCTACTTCCGCCGACCCGGGCACAGCCGCGGTTGTGGCTGCTGCCTCCTCAGCTTCGTTGTCAAAGTCATCATAGCCATTATTGTCATCCTTGGCATAGCCGCTCTTATCTTCTGGCTCATCGTCCGTCCTCGCGCCATCAAGTTTCACGTGACCGAAGCGTCTCTTACGCGCTTTGAACACACTTCCCCGGACAACATTTTAAGGTATAACCTAGCCCTCACAGTTCCTGTCCGCAACCCTAACAAGAGGATCGGAGTCTACTACGACAGGATCGACGCTCATGCGTACTACGATGGAAAGCGGTTTAGTTCCACCACGTTAGCTCCTTTCTATCAAGGACACAAGAACACGACCGTTCTCAGACCAATGTTCCAAGGCCAAAACCTTGTTATGTTCAACGCCGGAGAGTTACGGACTTACAACGAGGAGAGTATCGCCGGAGTTTACAATATTGAGATCAAATTTAGGCTTAGGGTTAGGTTTAAGCTTGGGGACTTGAAGTCTCGGAGGGTTAAGCCTAAGGTTAACTGCGAGGATATAAGGCTTCCTTTAAGTACGTTCAACGGAACTACAACCTCCGCTACCGTTCTCCCTCTCAAGTGCGACTTCGATTTTTAA
- the LOC103865505 gene encoding protein SMAX1-LIKE 3: MRSGGCSVQQSLTHEAANMVKQAMALARRRGHAQVTPLHVASTMLSASTGLLRTACLQSNTHPLQCRALELCFNVSLNRLPTSTGSPMLVPCISNALVAAFKRAQAHLRRGSLENQQQPILAVKIDPEQLVISILDDPGVSRVMREAGFSSPHVKSKVEQSVSLMISSKKPKLTSAVRNKDIINGVDNRVAERRETFSEIENGTVLECSMKTSSRVTTALPAWLQKYKNENQSDRTDLDNSISDSVYIRPSEKTLDLSSLSPSSSSNTYAHTREVEYPSRFNELNDENLRTLCDALISKAQSQKDVIPAIAKAILSCRSRSAPRKLSNGNRKEETWLLFQGVDVEAKEKIGRELAELVFGSQNSFVSINLRDKKRRRDEDSLSYTQRLFEAVSCDPHRVFFVEDIGEADYLCQMGFKRAIERGRVQSENGEEALLRDAIVILCCERFISRSRSCSPPEEERKMRSSCISLDLNLSLHHDGDDDGHCSDHIGLLDAVDAHIIFSNSAT, encoded by the exons ATGAGAAGTGGAGGTTGTAGTGTCCAGCAATCCCTCACGCATGAAGCTGCAAACATGGTGAAACAAGCCATGGCCTTGGCTAGACGGCGAGGGCATGCTCAGGTCACGCCTCTCCATGTGGCTAGCACCATGCTCTCTGCTTCCACAGGTTTACTCAGAACAGCTTGCCTCCAATCCAACACTCATCCTCTTCAGTGCAGAGCACTTGAGCTCTGTTTCAACGTCTCTCTCAACCGCCTCCCAACTTCCACAGGGAGTCCTATGTTGGTCCCTTGTATATCTAACGCTCTGGTGGCAGCTTTCAAGCGTGCACAGGCTCACCTGCGGCGTGGCTCCCTCGAGAACCAGCAACAACCAATCTTAGCCGTCAAGATTGACCCTGAGCAGCTTGTAATCTCCATTCTTGATGATCCTGGTGTCAGCAGAGTGATGAGAGAGGCTGGTTTCTCAAGTCCTCACGTGAAGAGCAAGGTGGAGCAATCTGTGTCTTTGATGATCTCCTCCAAGAAACCTAAACTAACTTCCGCAGTAAGGAACAAAGATATCATAAACGGTGTAGACAATCGGGTGGCTGAGAGGAGGGAGACCTTCAG TGAGATCGAAAACGGGACCGTTCTAGAATGCTCAATGAAGACAAGCAGTAGAGTGACCACTGCTCTCCCAGCGTGGCTTCAGAAGTACAAGAACGAGAACCAAAGTGACAGAACT GATTTAGATAACTCAATCTCTGATTCAGTATACATAAGACCATCTGAGAAAACTCTAGACCTTTCTTCTCTgtctccttcctcttcttccaATACTTACGCTCATACAAGAGAGGTGGAGTATCCCTCCAGGTTTAATGAGTTGAATGATGAAAACCTAAGAACTCTATGCGATGCCTTGATAAGCAAGGCACAAAGCCAGAAGGATGTGATCCCTGCTATCGCAAAAGCTAtcttaagttgtaggtcaagaTCAGCACCTAGGAAGCTAAGCAACGGGAACCGAAAAGAAGAAACATGGTTACTTTTCCAAGGTGTGGATGTTGAGGCCAAAGAGAAGATAGGTAGAGAGTTGGCAGAGCTTGTGTTTGGGTCTCAGAACAGTTTTGTCTCAATTAACTTGAGAGACAAGAAAAGGAGGAGAGATGAAGATAGCTTGAGCTACACTCAGAGATTGTTCGAAGCCGTGTCTTGTGATCCACACAGAGTGTTCTTCGTAGAAGATATAGGTGAAGCTGACTATTTATGTCAGATGGGTTTCAAGAGGGccattgagagaggaagagtcCAAAGTGAAAATGGTGAAGAAGCTTTGCTTAGAGACGCCATAGTGATCTTGTGCTGTGAAAGATTTATCTCGAGATCAAGAAGTTGTTCACCtccagaagaagagagaaagatgaGGAGTTCTTGTATATCTCTCGATCTAAACCTCTCTCTCCAtcatgatggtgatgatgatggacATTGCAGTGATCATATTGGATTACTTGACGCTGTAGATGCACACATTATTTTCAGCAACTCGGCAACATGA
- the LOC103865509 gene encoding HVA22-like protein j codes for MLGDFIIRLLVLILGYTYPAFECYKTVEKNKVDIEELRFWCQYWILLALISSFERVGDIFISWLPLYGEMKVVFFVYLWWPKTKGTRLVYETLLKPVIAQHETEIDRKIMELRARAWDFFIFYFHNFAQAGQSTFIQAFQYVLAQSVRFSAAAAANQPPMEPSVKTRSPVETESDTNTPPGPRPLNKSLSALRSLEKQTSRGRKWPPPTPPPTPGRDSAGTFNGEDGVNIPDTLPGSPITDARAKLRRSNSRSQAAA; via the exons ATGTTGGGAGATTTCATCATCAGGCTCCTTGT ATTGATATTAGGGTACACATACCCAGCTTTTGAATGCTACAAAACGGTGGAGAAGAACAAAGTTGATATCGAGGAACTCAGATTCTGGTGTCAATACTG GATATTGTTGGCGCTAATTTCATCGTTCGAGAGGGTTGGCGATATATTTATCTCATG GTTACCGTTGTACGGAGAAATGAAAGTGGTCTTCTTCGTATATCTCTGGTGGCCTAAAACGAAGGGAACGAGACTTGTGTACGAGACATTGTTGAAGCCAGTCATAGCCCAACATGAGACAGAAATCGATAGAAAGATTATGGAGTTGCGAGCTAGGGCTTGGGATTTTTTCATCTTCTACTTCCATAACTTTGCCCAG GCTGGCCAATCCACTTTTATCCAGGCTTTTCAATACGTACTTGCCCAATCGGTTCGGTTCTCTGCAGCAGCCGCAGCTAACCAACCG CCGATGGAGCCGAGCGTGAAAACGCGGTCACCGGTGGAGACTGAAAGTGATACGAACACACCTCCTGGTCCAAGGCCTTTGAACAAATCACTATCTGCGTTGCGATCGCTAGAGAAGCAAACGAGCAGGGGGAGGAAGTGGCCACCACCGACACCACCACCAACACCAGGCCGAGACTCAGCCGGAACATTCAACGGAGAAGATGGAGTCAACATTCCCGATACACTTCCGGGATCACCCATTACCGATGCTCGAGCTAAGCTTCGCCGCTCTAACTCCAGGTCTCAGGCCGCAGCATAG
- the LOC103865979 gene encoding putative F-box protein At1g33530, producing the protein MENFFKRGKVHISKFVRNCFNNIDIALSMVELVELKRNKWKAKIQHTKGQLLAILGRVLLVCRKKQENAKPSCIIKIPDDLIEEILHRLPVKSLVRLKSVSKEWKSLMESGYLAEKHLRLLEKKYYGIVEEEMKITVHKSTSKSLCIKFFSKCGKMSSGASSGGLVRVAGSCNGLVCVHELDSVNVYLCNPMTGVTRTLTPPPQANNKLSVGFGIDVVTGTYKVVLFYYGLGTVVFDFGTSKWRPTAGPMPLSCIPRPDRNPVFVNGSLFWLLKNNFSEILVMDLHTEKFRTLSTPSDMGVTVGEIYMCSFEDRVCFFNFRQIYNFRQGVRSYVWVLLKNERWESTTDNFLGIRSPPISLNSAWFSQTLVSPCQSSSSTCIRYRQRQRSSASAQYCQ; encoded by the exons ATGGAAAACTTCTTTAAACGTGGAAAAGTTCATATTTC AAAATTTGTGCGgaattgttttaataatatagatatagcTCTGTCAATGGTGGAACTGGTTGAGTTGAAGAGAAACAAATGGAAGGCGAAGATCCAACATACCAAAGGGCAGCTTTTAGCGATTTTGGGCAGAGTTTTATTAGTTTGTCGTAAGAAACAAGAAAATGCAAAACCTAGCTGTATCATCAAGATACCGGATGATTTAATAGAAGAGATTCTTCACCGTCTTCCGGTGAAATCGTTGGTAAGATTAAAATCAGTATCGAAAGAATGGAAATCATTGATGGAATCCGGCTATTTAGCAGAGAAACACCTCCGTCTCCTTGAGAAAAAGTATTATGGAATTGTTGAAGAAGAGATGAAAATCACTGTTCACAAGTCCACATCGAAAAGCTTGTGTATCAAGTTTTTCTCGAAATGCGGTAAAATGAGTTCTGGAGCAAGTTCAGGAGGTCTTGTTCGCGTTGCTGGTTCTTGTAATGGTTTGGTATGCGTACACGAGTTGGATTCTGTCAACGTTTATCTATGCAACCCAATGACAGGTGTGACCCGGACACTTACTCCTCCTCCTCAAGCTAACAACAAACTTTCAGTTGGGTTTGGGATAGATGTTGTGACAGGAACATACAAAGTGGTGCTTTTTTATTATGGCTTGGGAACAGTGGTTTTCGATTTCGGCACTAGCAAGTGGAGGCCAACCGCTGGTCCAATGCCACTTTCTTGCATTCCGCGTCCTGATAGAAACCCAGTCTTTGTAAACGGCTCACTCTTCTGGTTGTTGAAAAATAACTTTTCCGAGATACTAGTCATGGATCTTCACACTGAAAAGTTTCGTACTTTGTCCACACCCAGCGATATGGGTGTGACAGTGGGTGAAATTTACATGTGCAGTTTCGAGGATCGTGTCTGTTTCTTTAATTTCAGACAAATCTATAATTTCAGACAAGGTGTGCGTTCGTACGTGTGGGTCCTTTTAAAGAACGAGAGGTGGGAGAGCACTACAGATAACTTCTTAGGTATCCGTAGTCCTCCAATAAGCTTGAATTCAGCTTGGTTTTCACAGACCTTAGTTTCTCCTTGTCAGTCGTCGTCTAGCACATGTATCCGTTATAGACAAAGACAGAGGAGTAGTGCATCTGCACAATATTGTCAGTAG
- the LOC103865507 gene encoding transcription termination factor MTEF1, chloroplastic isoform X1 — MQQEALSFLSSTLPPRNHHHLFPPFSRLRLHNFPSLSFKPNSSPSSIFFPPNPPDSLSSAPSAAGALESDIHEKLLYLDTLGIDFLTLLNRHPPLLSSPLSAVKSVVDYMTTPPINFSLPDLRRLVSMCPELLTSPLTSHTIPVITFLLREVGVDSTFDLRQALRRRPRLLACSVDLQLRPTLYFLRGIGILEPRRHTYLLSCSVEGKLLPRIEFFERLGFSRRSAAAMFKRFPQLFNYSIGENYEPKLNYLMGEMGRDVREVLEFPQYFSFSLENRIKPRHVACAGRRVRLPLAVMLKTKEDGFRDALEVQFVLNDSEELKRMKKPLVSAYILREKGR, encoded by the exons ATGCAACAAGAAGCTCTCTCTTTCCTCTCCTCCACTCTCCCTCCCCGTAACCACCACCATCTCTTTCCTCCGTTCTCTCGCCTCCGCCTCCACAACTtcccctctctctccttcaaaCCAAACTCATCGCCGTCATCAATCTTCTTCCCTCCCAACCCTCCAGACTCCCTCTCCTCCGCACCTTCCGCCGCCGGAGCCCTAGAATCCGACATCCACGAGAAGCTCCTCTACCTCGACACCCTCGGCATCGACTTCCTCACCCTCCTCAACCGCCACCCTCCCCTCCTCTCCTCCCCCCTCTCCGCCGTCAAATCCGTCGTCGACTACATGACCACTCCGCCGATCAACTTCTCCCTCCCGGACCTCCGCCGCCTCGTCTCCATGTGCCCGGAGCTTCTCACCTCCCCTCTCACCTCCCACACGATCCCcgtcatcaccttcctcctccgCGAAGTCGGCGTCGACTCCACCTTCGACCTCCGGCAAGCCCTCCGCCGCCGTCCCCGTCTCCTCGCCTGCAGCGTCGACCTCCAGCTGAGGCCCACGCTCTACTTCCTCCGCGGGATCGGAATCCTCGAGCCGCGGAGACACACTTACCTCCTCTCCTGCAGCGTCGAGGGCAAGCTCCTCCCGAGGATCGAGTTCTTCGAGAGGCTCGGGTTCTCGCGGCGGAGCGCCGCCGCGATGTTCAAGAGGTTCCCGCAGCTGTTTAACTACAGCATCGGTGAGAACTACGAGCCGAAGCTGAACTACTTGATGGGGGAGATGGGGAGGGACGTGAGGGAGGTTCTCGAGTTTCCTCAGTATTTTTCGTTCAGCTTAGAGAACCGGATTAAACCGAGACACGTGGCGTGCGCGGGGAGAAGGGTGAGGCTGCCGTTGGCGGTTATGTTGAAGACGAAGGAAGATGGGTTTCGGGATGCGTTGGAG gtACAGTTTGTGTTGAATGATTCCGAagaactcaaaagaatgaaGAAACCGTTAGTCTCTGCCTACATTTTGAGAGAGAAAGGAAGGTAG
- the LOC103865507 gene encoding transcription termination factor MTEF1, chloroplastic isoform X2 codes for MQQEALSFLSSTLPPRNHHHLFPPFSRLRLHNFPSLSFKPNSSPSSIFFPPNPPDSLSSAPSAAGALESDIHEKLLYLDTLGIDFLTLLNRHPPLLSSPLSAVKSVVDYMTTPPINFSLPDLRRLVSMCPELLTSPLTSHTIPVITFLLREVGVDSTFDLRQALRRRPRLLACSVDLQLRPTLYFLRGIGILEPRRHTYLLSCSVEGKLLPRIEFFERLGFSRRSAAAMFKRFPQLFNYSIGENYEPKLNYLMGEMGRDVREVLEFPQYFSFSLENRIKPRHVACAGRRVRLPLAVMLKTKEDGFRDALEVCCDSSPPLKTSRLCCVQKDS; via the coding sequence ATGCAACAAGAAGCTCTCTCTTTCCTCTCCTCCACTCTCCCTCCCCGTAACCACCACCATCTCTTTCCTCCGTTCTCTCGCCTCCGCCTCCACAACTtcccctctctctccttcaaaCCAAACTCATCGCCGTCATCAATCTTCTTCCCTCCCAACCCTCCAGACTCCCTCTCCTCCGCACCTTCCGCCGCCGGAGCCCTAGAATCCGACATCCACGAGAAGCTCCTCTACCTCGACACCCTCGGCATCGACTTCCTCACCCTCCTCAACCGCCACCCTCCCCTCCTCTCCTCCCCCCTCTCCGCCGTCAAATCCGTCGTCGACTACATGACCACTCCGCCGATCAACTTCTCCCTCCCGGACCTCCGCCGCCTCGTCTCCATGTGCCCGGAGCTTCTCACCTCCCCTCTCACCTCCCACACGATCCCcgtcatcaccttcctcctccgCGAAGTCGGCGTCGACTCCACCTTCGACCTCCGGCAAGCCCTCCGCCGCCGTCCCCGTCTCCTCGCCTGCAGCGTCGACCTCCAGCTGAGGCCCACGCTCTACTTCCTCCGCGGGATCGGAATCCTCGAGCCGCGGAGACACACTTACCTCCTCTCCTGCAGCGTCGAGGGCAAGCTCCTCCCGAGGATCGAGTTCTTCGAGAGGCTCGGGTTCTCGCGGCGGAGCGCCGCCGCGATGTTCAAGAGGTTCCCGCAGCTGTTTAACTACAGCATCGGTGAGAACTACGAGCCGAAGCTGAACTACTTGATGGGGGAGATGGGGAGGGACGTGAGGGAGGTTCTCGAGTTTCCTCAGTATTTTTCGTTCAGCTTAGAGAACCGGATTAAACCGAGACACGTGGCGTGCGCGGGGAGAAGGGTGAGGCTGCCGTTGGCGGTTATGTTGAAGACGAAGGAAGATGGGTTTCGGGATGCGTTGGAGGTATGTTGTGATTCTTCTCCGCCATTGAAGACCTCTCGACTTTGTTGTGTACAGAAAGATTCttga
- the LOC103865502 gene encoding inorganic phosphate transporter 1-4 produces MASDQLQVLNALDVAKTQWYHFTAIIIAGMGFFTDAYDLFCISLVTKLLGRIYYHVEGSPKPGTLPPNVAAAVNGVAFCGTIVGQLFFGWLGDKLGRKKVYGMTLMVMVTCSVASGLSFGHEPKAVMSTLCFFRFWLGFGIGGDYPLSATIMSEYANKKTRGAFIAAVFAMQGFGIMAGGIFAIIISSVFEAKFPAPAYADDALGSTVSQADFVWRIVLMVGAIPAAMTYYSRSKMPETARYTALVAKDVKQAASDMSRVLQVQIETEQQEVESKEFSLFSKEFMRRHGLHLLGTTSTWFLLDIAFFSQNLFQKDIYSAIGWIPPAQTMNAIQEVFKIACAQTIIALCSAVPGYWFTVAFIDVIGRFTIQIMGFFFMMVFMFALAIPYNHWTHKENRIGFVIMYSLTFFFANFGPNATTFIVPAEIFPARFRSTCHGISAASGKVGAIVGAFGFLYLSQSPDKDKTDAGYPPGIGVRNSLIVLGVVNFLGFLFTFLVPEAKGKSLEEMSGENEDNDNNIRTVPIV; encoded by the coding sequence ATGGCAAGTGATCAGTTACAAGTGTTGAATGCACTTGATGTAGCAAAGACGCAATGGTACCATTTTACAGCGATTATAATTGCCGGAATGGGATTCTTCACTGACGCTTACGATCTCTTTTGCATCTCTCTTGTCACCAAGCTCCTCGGCCGCATTTACTACCACGTGGAAGGCTCTCCGAAGCCTGGCACTCTCCCTCCTAACGTTGCTGCTGCCGTTAACGGCGTTGCCTTCTGTGGGACCATCGTAGGTCAGCTATTTTTCGGGTGGCTTGGTGATAAGCTCGGGAGGAAGAAAGTTTATGGTATGACGTTGATGGTCATGGTCACTTGCTCTGTAGCTTCCGGTCTCTCTTTCGGGCACGAGCCAAAAGCCGTGATGTCCACGCTATGTTTTTTTAGGTTTTGGCTTGGGTTTGGGATCGGTGGTGACTATCCTTTATCCGCAACGATCATGTCTGAATACGCTAACAAGAAGACTCGTGGAGCGTTTATTGCTGCGGTTTTCGCCATGCAAGGGTTTGGAATCATGGCTGGTGGCATCTTTGCTATAATTATTTCATCTGTTTTTGAAGCTAAGTTCCCTGCTCCGGCCTATGCGGATGATGCCTTGGGATCCACGGTATCTCAAGCAGATTTTGTATGGCGTATAGTCTTGATGGTTGGTGCTATCCCTGCCGCAATGACGTATTACTCACGTTCCAAGATGCCGGAAACCGCGAGATACACAGCGTTGGTTGCTAAAGACGTAAAGCAAGCTGCTTCAGACATGTCTAGGGTTCTGCAAGTGCAGATAGAGACAGAACAGCAGGAAGTGGAGAGCAAAGAGTTTTCCTTGTTTTCCAAGGAATTCATGAGGCGCCACGGGCTTCATTTGCTCGGCACTACATCAACCTGGTTCCTCCTCGACATTGCTTTCTTCAGTCAGAACCTCTTTCAGAAGGATATTTACAGCGCAATCGGGTGGATTCCTCCGGCTCAAACCATGAACGCGATTCAAGAAGTGTTCAAGATCGCATGTGCACAAACCATCATAGCCTTGTGTAGCGCGGTGCCTGGTTACTGGTTCACAGTTGCGTTCATCGACGTTATTGGAAGATTCACGATTCAGATAATGGGATTCTTCTTCATGATGGTCTTTATGTTTGCTCTGGCTATACCCTACAACCACTGGACTCACAAGGAGAACCGGATCGGTTTTGTTATCATGTACTCGTTAACATTCTTTTTCGCCAACTTTGGACCCAATGCTACAACCTTTATCGTACCGGCCGAAATCTTCCCGGCCCGGTTTAGATCCACATGCCATGGTATCTCTGCAGCATCAGGAAAAGTAGGTGCAATAGTTGGTGCTTTTGGGTTCTTGTACTTGTCCCAAAGTCCTGACAAGGACAAGACAGATGCAGGATACCCTCCAGGGATTGGGGTCAGGAACTCACTTATCGTGTTAGGTGTGGTTAACTTCTTGGGTTTTCTCTTCACTTTCTTGGTGCCTGAAGCTAAGGGAAAGTCGCTTGAGGAAATGTCCGGTGAAAATGAAGACAACGACAACAATATTAGAACGGTCCCAATAGTATAG
- the LOC103865506 gene encoding cytokinin riboside 5'-monophosphate phosphoribohydrolase LOG2, with amino-acid sequence MEETKSRFRRICVFCGSSSGNKTTYHDAALQLAHQLVKRKIDLVYGGGSVGLMGLISQAVHDGGRHVLGIIPKSLAPREITGESIGEVITVSTMHQRKAEMGRQADAFVALPGGYGTFEELLEVITWSQLGIHTKPVGLLNVDGFYDSLLTFIDKAVDEGFVSSTARRIIVSAPTASQLLQLLEEYVPKHDDFVSKMVWDDITDAPTSEGDSC; translated from the exons ATGGAAGAGACAAAATCAAGATTCAGGAGGATCTGTGTCTTCTGCGGAAGCAGTTCCGGCAACAAGACCACTTATCACGACGCTGCTCTCCAACTCGCCCACCAACTG GTGAAGAGAAAGATCGATTTGGTGTATGGAGGAGGAAGCGTGGGGCTAATGGGTCTCATATCTCAGGCTGTTCATGATGGTGGTCGTCATGTCCTTGG AATCATTCCGAAGTCTTTAGCACCAAGAGAG ATCACCGGTGAATCAATTGGAGAGGTTATAACAGTATCGACTATGCACCAAAGGAAGGCTGAAATGGGTCGTCAAGCGGATGCCTTCGTCGCACTTCCTG gTGGATACGGGACATTTGAAGAGTTGTTGGAAGTCATCACCTGGTCCCAGCTTGGGATCCACACTAAACCg GTGGGACTACTGAATGTGGATGGATTTTACGATTCCCTATTAACGTTTATAGATAAGGCAGTGGACGAAGGCTTTGTCTCCTCCACGGCCCGCCGTATCATCGTCTCCGCCCCGACCGCTTCTCAGTTGCTCCAACTTCTCGag GAGTATGTTCCAAAGCACGATGATTTTGTGTCCAAAATGGTGTGGGACGATATTACGGACGCTCCCACATCTGAAGGCGATTCGTGTTAG
- the LOC103865510 gene encoding transcription repressor OFP6 encodes MASKSKKKKMVPKTVSVVDIGCGNCKFPTLSSFFNRFSKKPRRYSSNYGHYHSSTTTTASSSAIPSTTHWFSDNTSSSSATPSHAAVAVEKDSDDPYLDFRQSMLQMILENEIYSKDDLRELLNCFLSLNEPYYHGIIIRAFSEIWEGVFSAAVKRRGAVQESPLVRHHGTSRASRGYHNLYHRSM; translated from the coding sequence ATGGCGAGCaaaagcaagaagaagaagatggttcCTAAGACAGTCTCTGTAGTAGACATCGGATGCGGCAACTGTAAGTTCCCAACCTTGTCATCTTTTTTCAACCGTTTCTCCAAAAAGCCCCGCCGCTACTCTTCTAACTACGGCCACTACCactcttccaccaccaccaccgcctcctCCTCCGCTATTCCCTCCACCACCCATTGGTTCTCCGACAACACCTCTTCCTCCTCCGCTACACCCTCCCACGCAGCCGTCGCCGTCGAGAAAGACTCCGACGACCCTTACCTTGACTTCCGTCAGTCTATGCTCCAGATGATTCTCGAGAACGAGATTTACTCCAAAGACGACCTCAGAGAGCTTCTCAACTGCTTTCTCTCACTCAACGAGCCTTACTACCACGGCATCATCATCCGCGCTTTCTCCGAAATATGGGAAGGTGTTTTCTCCGCCGCCGTCAAACGCCGTGGCGCCGTCCAAGAATCTCCGCTCGTCCGTCATCATGGGACGTCACGTGCGTCACGTGGTTACCATAATCTCTACCACCGATCGATGTAA